The bacterium genome includes the window TCGGAATAAGGATCGATGAATCCAATTTTGCCACGAAAACCCGGAATCTGAAACACTTTGGCCGGCCCGGTTTTGACTGTATCCATAACCGGTTGCAATTCATATTTCGAAAGTACAATTTGTTTCAGCTCTTCCGTTTTAATAATAAATGCAGAATCGAATGTATTGCCATAATCTCCGGAAGACGGCATGTATTCGATGAAACGGATATGAAACGGATCCTGCCGCGCTAATTCTACAAATTCCAGAATCTCGTCATCATTGATTCCGCGCATGGCTACCATATTAATTTTCACAGGATCCAACCCTTCAGCAAGTGATTTCCAAATGGCCTGCCAAACCTGATCGAATCCATCGAAACGAGCCATTTGTTTAAATTTCTCACGCTGTAAGGTGTCTAGGCTGATATTGATGCGCTGTAAACCGGCCTTCCAGAATTCTTCCACCATGTCGTACAATAAATAGCCATTGGTTGTCATAGCAAAAGAACGCAACGGCAGACGTCCGATTCTCCGGACGAGCTCGGCAATATCTTTACGTACGGTAGGCTCGCCTCCAGTAAGGCGTATTTTTTCAATCCCTAAGTTAACCAGAACACGGACAATTCGTTCGATTTCGTCAAACGTAAGTAATTCATCGCGGGGTACAAATTCCATACCGTCCGAAGGCATACAATAAACACAGCGGAAATTACACCTGTCGGTTACGGAAAGTCTGAGATAGTCTATTTTACGGTTAAAACCGTCGATAAGAGCCATGATGATCGATCATTTATGATTAAAGCAAGCTACTTAATAAAATTCCGAAAATCAAAGATGTTTTTTTGCTTGCATTTCCTTTGTCCCTCCGTTACCTTCTGCACGCACACACCTTGTCCGATCAAAAAACTCTGCTTGTATCATGAAAAAACCACTGA containing:
- the moaA gene encoding GTP 3',8-cyclase MoaA — protein: MALIDGFNRKIDYLRLSVTDRCNFRCVYCMPSDGMEFVPRDELLTFDEIERIVRVLVNLGIEKIRLTGGEPTVRKDIAELVRRIGRLPLRSFAMTTNGYLLYDMVEEFWKAGLQRINISLDTLQREKFKQMARFDGFDQVWQAIWKSLAEGLDPVKINMVAMRGINDDEILEFVELARQDPFHIRFIEYMPSSGDYGNTFDSAFIIKTEELKQIVLSKYELQPVMDTVKTGPAKVFQIPGFRGKIGFIDPYSDHFCSSCNRIRLTSLGKLKWCLFSNDGLDVKQFIREGKTDAELSDWIREKIVSDKPERHPPGISELIQVNTVFSQVGG